A single genomic interval of Streptomyces sp. 1222.5 harbors:
- a CDS encoding flotillin family protein, whose protein sequence is MFGYRVPAPDEAMLISGGRRGLGGAPFRVVTGHGKFVLPVFRKVRFLTLAMCEAEVTETCVTRQGIALHVRAVIAFKVGNDHESIINAGQRFLSDQEQMSVLTGRIFAGHLRAIVGSMTVEEIVTERQKLAAEVLDTSKTEMAKIGLIVDSLQIQSIDDGDTGYIDAMSAPHKAAIQRQAQIAQAQATQAAVEAEQAAARKQAEYARQTAIVKAEYSAEVDRAQAQAGQAGPLAQAHAQQEVLAAQTELAERQAKLRQQQLVAEVVKPAEAEAERVRILAAAEAQRMKIQAEAAASYDRVALDRMLIDQLPQIVKEAAGGLAGANVNVLNGADGLGEIAAGLVSQGLTILDSVRQNLNGPDADGHRSTEGEGNSLLQLPTSKGRKSNDGPVDVD, encoded by the coding sequence ATGTTCGGATACCGCGTTCCCGCTCCCGACGAGGCGATGTTGATCTCGGGGGGCAGGCGGGGATTGGGGGGCGCGCCGTTCCGAGTGGTCACCGGGCACGGGAAGTTCGTGCTGCCGGTGTTCAGGAAGGTCCGGTTCCTCACTCTCGCCATGTGCGAGGCGGAGGTCACCGAGACCTGCGTGACCAGGCAGGGCATCGCGTTGCACGTCCGCGCCGTCATCGCCTTCAAGGTCGGCAACGACCACGAGAGCATCATCAACGCCGGCCAGCGGTTCCTCTCCGACCAGGAGCAGATGTCGGTGCTCACCGGCCGGATCTTCGCCGGTCACCTGCGGGCCATCGTCGGCTCGATGACGGTCGAGGAGATCGTCACGGAGCGGCAGAAGCTCGCCGCCGAGGTCCTGGACACCTCCAAGACCGAGATGGCGAAGATCGGTCTGATCGTCGACTCGCTGCAGATCCAGTCGATCGACGACGGCGACACCGGTTACATCGACGCGATGTCCGCCCCGCACAAGGCGGCCATCCAGCGGCAGGCGCAGATCGCCCAGGCGCAGGCCACCCAGGCCGCGGTCGAGGCGGAGCAGGCGGCGGCCCGCAAGCAGGCCGAGTACGCCCGGCAGACCGCCATCGTCAAGGCCGAGTACTCGGCCGAGGTGGACCGTGCGCAGGCGCAGGCCGGGCAGGCCGGACCGCTGGCGCAGGCACACGCCCAGCAGGAGGTGCTCGCCGCCCAGACGGAGCTGGCCGAGCGCCAGGCCAAGCTGCGCCAGCAGCAGCTGGTGGCCGAGGTCGTGAAGCCCGCCGAGGCCGAGGCCGAGCGGGTCAGGATCCTCGCGGCCGCCGAGGCGCAGCGGATGAAGATCCAGGCGGAGGCCGCCGCCTCGTACGACCGGGTCGCGCTCGACCGGATGCTGATCGACCAGCTCCCGCAGATCGTCAAGGAGGCCGCGGGCGGTCTGGCGGGCGCCAACGTCAACGTCCTCAACGGTGCGGACGGTCTGGGCGAGATCGCCGCCGGCCTGGTGTCCCAGGGCCTGACGATCCTCGACTCGGTCCGGCAGAACCTGAACGGTCCGGACGCCGACGGTCACCGCTCCACGGAGGGCGAGGGCAACAGCCTCCTCCAGCTGCCCACCAGCAAGGGCAGGAAGTCGAACGACGGTCCGGTGGACGTCGACTAG
- a CDS encoding STAS domain-containing protein, producing the protein MPRAAAVIQYEWDAAWVIVAYGEYDAGCIASLAEALEIASERYSKVVVDASRLTFADSTFVNLLLRVNPTTKLRVAEPAPQLRRLLRLTGADSVLDVRDSVEEAAAS; encoded by the coding sequence GTGCCGAGGGCGGCTGCGGTCATCCAGTACGAGTGGGACGCCGCGTGGGTGATCGTCGCGTACGGCGAGTACGACGCCGGATGCATCGCGTCCCTGGCCGAGGCCCTGGAGATCGCGTCCGAGAGGTACTCCAAGGTGGTGGTGGACGCCTCTCGGCTCACCTTCGCGGACTCGACGTTCGTGAACCTGCTGCTCAGAGTCAACCCCACGACCAAACTTCGAGTGGCCGAGCCTGCGCCGCAGCTGCGGCGGCTGCTGCGGCTCACCGGGGCGGACTCCGTGCTGGACGTCCGCGACTCGGTCGAGGAGGCCGCGGCCTCCTGA
- a CDS encoding serine/threonine-protein kinase — protein sequence MKARRSAALPAPAPVPADPQSAQVLCGRYRLGSRIGSGGMADVYEGVDTRLRRPVAVKVFRPGSDPQAEDRLAAEAVFLARLQHPGLVTVYDAGRHDDRAYLVMQLVEGPTLRGLLTCGALPRRRVTELGTALARALAHVHRAGIVHRDVKPSNVLLDTTGDPYLADFGIARLANATRHTAPDVLTGTAAYLAPEQVEGGRVGPAADVYALGLVLLECLKGDLEYHGTPLEAAVARLHRPPTVPAWLSSDLAALIRAMTDRDPEARPDAEQCARALSSLTSGPGGRGPSPSAAAVRPPLPRAARPDENEPVRTEELAVTGRSGPPRGPRGVRHGRRLAVGTVLAAISVALGTTLAVAPDTSGSSDDRADAASTATHPPSGTATPGGGPSAAPSSGSHGARPAAGSASGPASATTGTRAEPVSMSRGSSDRAAPAGRHHGADPHKPNSPHPRDDHPRHKPHRNHGSPAKAGKSPRKTHEENEDD from the coding sequence ATGAAGGCCCGCCGATCAGCAGCCCTGCCGGCTCCCGCGCCGGTCCCCGCGGACCCGCAGTCCGCCCAAGTCCTCTGCGGCCGCTACCGGTTGGGCTCGAGAATCGGTTCCGGAGGGATGGCCGACGTCTACGAAGGCGTCGACACGCGTCTGCGCCGGCCCGTGGCCGTCAAGGTCTTCCGGCCGGGCTCCGATCCGCAGGCCGAGGACCGTCTCGCCGCGGAGGCCGTCTTCCTCGCCCGTCTGCAGCATCCCGGACTGGTCACCGTCTACGACGCCGGCCGCCACGACGACCGCGCCTACCTGGTCATGCAACTCGTCGAGGGCCCCACCCTGCGCGGCCTGTTGACGTGCGGGGCACTGCCCAGGCGGCGCGTGACCGAGCTGGGCACCGCCCTCGCACGGGCGCTCGCCCATGTGCACCGGGCCGGCATCGTGCACCGCGACGTCAAACCGTCGAACGTCCTGCTCGACACGACCGGCGACCCCTATCTGGCGGACTTCGGCATCGCCCGCCTGGCGAACGCCACCCGTCACACGGCACCTGACGTACTGACAGGGACCGCCGCCTATCTGGCGCCCGAACAGGTCGAGGGCGGGCGCGTCGGACCGGCCGCGGACGTCTACGCGCTCGGGCTGGTCCTCCTGGAGTGCCTGAAAGGGGACTTGGAGTACCACGGCACCCCGCTGGAGGCCGCGGTGGCCCGTCTCCACCGTCCGCCCACGGTCCCCGCCTGGCTCTCCTCGGACCTGGCCGCCCTGATACGGGCCATGACCGACCGGGACCCGGAGGCACGTCCGGACGCCGAGCAATGTGCGCGGGCGCTCTCCTCCCTGACGTCCGGGCCCGGCGGGCGCGGGCCGTCCCCGTCCGCCGCCGCGGTCCGCCCGCCGCTGCCCCGCGCGGCTCGACCCGACGAGAACGAGCCCGTGCGTACGGAGGAGTTGGCGGTCACCGGGCGGTCCGGCCCGCCGCGTGGCCCCCGAGGCGTCCGGCACGGCCGCCGCCTGGCCGTGGGGACCGTACTGGCCGCGATCTCCGTGGCCCTGGGGACGACGCTCGCGGTCGCCCCGGACACGAGCGGCAGCAGCGACGACCGCGCCGACGCGGCCTCGACGGCCACGCACCCGCCGTCCGGCACGGCGACACCGGGCGGCGGGCCGAGTGCGGCCCCGTCGAGCGGATCCCACGGCGCTCGGCCCGCGGCCGGAAGCGCGTCGGGCCCGGCGTCCGCGACGACCGGCACCCGTGCCGAGCCGGTCTCCATGAGCCGGGGCTCCTCCGACCGGGCAGCCCCGGCGGGCCGCCACCACGGCGCCGATCCGCACAAGCCGAACTCGCCCCACCCCCGGGACGATCACCCCCGTCACAAGCCGCACAGGAACCACGGATCACCCGCGAAGGCCGGCAAGTCCCCCAGGAAGACACACGAGGAGAACGAGGACGACTGA
- a CDS encoding DUF6233 domain-containing protein, with protein MSLLPPDPRRLRAILAHLDERLAQNETVAVYLRLQREAVLAALARTEGGGRPARRRARRGGDSGGESGGPPPGPAASAPRSGYVVERKRTPHGREPAVVHRALCTMIDGTPSHIRADEARAALTDPNGEPCPFCRPDTELGTDLA; from the coding sequence GTGTCCCTGCTGCCGCCTGATCCGCGCCGGCTCCGGGCGATCCTCGCCCACCTGGACGAGCGGCTCGCCCAGAACGAGACCGTCGCCGTCTACCTCCGGCTCCAGCGGGAGGCCGTACTCGCCGCGCTCGCCCGCACCGAGGGGGGCGGACGCCCCGCGCGCCGGCGGGCGAGGCGCGGGGGCGACAGCGGCGGGGAGAGCGGCGGGCCGCCGCCCGGCCCTGCCGCGTCGGCGCCGAGGAGCGGGTACGTCGTCGAGCGGAAGCGCACCCCGCACGGGCGCGAGCCCGCCGTCGTCCACCGGGCCCTGTGCACGATGATCGACGGCACCCCGAGCCACATCCGGGCCGACGAGGCGCGGGCCGCGCTCACCGACCCGAACGGCGAGCCGTGCCCGTTCTGCCGGCCCGACACGGAGCTGGGCACGGACCTGGCGTGA
- a CDS encoding slipin family protein, with protein MEGTVVAVVVVGLLLLVLRSGMRVVNQVERGVVFRFGKALPSHRQPGITFLIPFADRMRKVNVQVVTMPVPTQEGITRDNVSVKVDAVVYFRVTDPVRAAIEVQDYSFAVGQVAQSSLRSIIGKSDLDDLLSDRERLHEGLALMIDSPAAGWGIHIDRVEIKDVQLPESLKRSMSRQAEAERERRARVITADGEFQAAQQLANASRIMSDTPEAMQLRLLQTVVEVAAEKNSTLVMPFPVELLRYFDRATARIDAGLRTASVPAQTQAEAQPGPVEQETGGPESAERP; from the coding sequence ATGGAAGGCACCGTCGTCGCAGTGGTGGTCGTCGGCCTGCTTCTGCTCGTCCTCAGGAGCGGGATGCGCGTCGTCAACCAGGTGGAGCGCGGGGTGGTGTTCCGGTTCGGGAAGGCGCTGCCGAGCCACCGGCAGCCCGGCATCACCTTCCTCATCCCGTTCGCCGACCGGATGCGCAAGGTGAACGTGCAGGTCGTGACCATGCCGGTGCCCACGCAGGAGGGCATCACCCGGGACAACGTGTCCGTGAAGGTCGACGCGGTCGTCTACTTCAGGGTGACCGACCCGGTCCGCGCGGCCATCGAGGTGCAGGACTACAGCTTCGCCGTCGGCCAGGTCGCCCAGTCGTCCCTGCGGTCCATCATCGGCAAGAGCGACCTGGACGACCTGCTGAGCGACCGGGAGCGGCTGCACGAGGGGCTCGCCCTGATGATCGACAGCCCGGCGGCCGGGTGGGGCATCCACATCGACCGCGTCGAGATCAAGGACGTACAGCTGCCGGAGTCGCTGAAGCGGTCCATGTCGCGGCAGGCCGAGGCGGAGCGGGAGCGGCGGGCCCGGGTCATCACCGCGGACGGTGAGTTCCAGGCCGCGCAGCAGCTCGCCAACGCCTCGCGGATCATGTCGGACACGCCCGAGGCGATGCAGCTGCGGCTCCTCCAGACCGTCGTCGAGGTGGCCGCCGAGAAGAACTCCACACTCGTGATGCCGTTCCCGGTGGAGCTGCTGCGGTACTTCGACCGGGCCACGGCGCGGATCGACGCCGGCCTCAGGACGGCGAGCGTTCCGGCGCAGACGCAGGCGGAGGCACAGCCTGGGCCGGTGGAGCAGGAGACCGGCGGCCCGGAGTCCGCCGAGCGGCCGTAG
- a CDS encoding MFS transporter, which translates to MPSYRSLVRTPEFTPLFLGSAAQTAAQTVGGLALGTLVYRATGSPLLSAVSMFGPSLAQVLGATVLLSGADRLPPRTALSAIALAFAAGTAVQALPGLPVGAVFAVLLALGLVASLGGGVRWGLLNEILTKDGYLPGRSLFNMMNGLMQVAGFATGGALLAALSPRACLLLSAALHLTAALVLRLGLSARRPRTTGRPSPSATWRANALLWSSRPRRLTYLGLWLPNGLVVGCESLYVPYAPHAAGTLFACGALGMFAGDVTVGRLLRPEVRRRLATPLLLLLAVPFLVFCARPPLLVAAVCVTVASAGFGASLVQQERLMELTPGELAGQALGLHSAGMLTLQGVGAALAGAVAQFTSPAAAMTGTAAGSVCVTLALATAARRTPGRRSPAPPAQAVPPPASAPERSPS; encoded by the coding sequence ATGCCCAGCTACCGATCCCTGGTCCGCACCCCCGAGTTCACCCCGCTCTTCCTCGGCTCCGCCGCCCAGACCGCCGCCCAGACCGTCGGCGGTCTCGCCCTCGGCACGCTCGTGTACCGGGCGACCGGCTCCCCGCTGCTGTCGGCGGTGAGCATGTTCGGCCCCTCCCTCGCCCAGGTGCTGGGCGCGACCGTGCTGCTCTCGGGCGCCGACCGGCTGCCCCCGCGTACGGCCCTGTCGGCGATCGCGCTGGCCTTCGCGGCCGGGACGGCGGTGCAGGCCCTGCCCGGCCTGCCCGTCGGCGCGGTCTTCGCCGTCCTCCTCGCGCTGGGCCTGGTGGCCTCCCTCGGCGGAGGCGTCCGCTGGGGCCTGCTGAACGAGATCCTCACCAAGGACGGTTACCTGCCCGGGCGTTCGCTGTTCAACATGATGAACGGACTCATGCAGGTGGCCGGGTTCGCCACCGGCGGCGCCCTGCTCGCCGCCCTGTCGCCGCGGGCCTGCCTGCTGCTGTCGGCGGCCCTCCATCTGACGGCCGCACTCGTCCTGCGGCTGGGCCTGTCCGCCCGCCGGCCCCGGACCACGGGCCGCCCCTCCCCGTCGGCGACCTGGCGCGCCAACGCCCTGCTGTGGTCCTCCCGCCCGCGCCGCCTCACCTATTTGGGCCTGTGGCTGCCCAACGGCCTGGTCGTCGGCTGCGAGTCCCTCTACGTGCCGTACGCCCCGCACGCGGCCGGCACCCTGTTCGCCTGCGGGGCGCTCGGCATGTTCGCCGGGGACGTGACGGTCGGCCGCCTGCTGCGGCCCGAGGTACGGCGCCGGCTGGCCACTCCGCTCCTGCTGCTGCTCGCGGTGCCGTTCCTGGTGTTCTGCGCCCGCCCGCCGCTGCTCGTGGCCGCGGTGTGCGTGACGGTCGCCTCGGCCGGCTTCGGCGCGAGTCTCGTGCAGCAGGAACGGCTGATGGAGCTGACCCCCGGCGAACTCGCCGGTCAGGCGCTCGGGCTGCACTCGGCCGGCATGCTCACCCTCCAGGGTGTCGGCGCGGCGCTGGCCGGGGCGGTGGCCCAGTTCACCTCGCCCGCCGCCGCGATGACCGGGACGGCGGCGGGCTCGGTGTGCGTGACGCTGGCGCTGGCTACGGCCGCTCGGCGGACTCCGGGCCGCCGGTCTCCTGCTCCACCGGCCCAGGCTGTGCCTCCGCCTGCGTCTGCGCCGGAACGCTCGCCGTCCTGA
- a CDS encoding ArsR family transcriptional regulator — translation MGWWQLNADTVARSRFVLSPLAETFACLKLLHAGEGAHPGERDWLRAHLPGYRARPAADPVTALLVRAGLGREWIADFLTPTPRGGETFEDEVARVRSVAPAAARAHLRTALAGPLPDALDRDDLPERAAVLLEWVWRETVRPYWERRRRVLEADVVARTAQVSRGGWASALDSLRPGRTRWLGENRLQVNLHEYPPREISGAEMLFVPVTPQRHGWVAWEDGERYAVIYPCAGVLADAGDRAVPASLGALLGAARAGVLVLLDSPMSTSQLTAVTGQGLGSVGRHLKVLREAGLVTRRRAARSVLYTRTAAGEVLVEAAGPASDPGGATGPRAGGVHGRG, via the coding sequence GTGGGGTGGTGGCAGCTGAACGCCGACACCGTGGCCCGCAGCCGGTTCGTCCTCTCGCCGCTCGCGGAGACCTTCGCCTGTCTCAAGCTGCTGCACGCCGGTGAGGGAGCGCATCCCGGAGAGCGGGACTGGCTGCGCGCCCACCTGCCCGGCTACCGGGCCCGGCCGGCCGCCGACCCGGTGACGGCGCTGCTGGTGCGGGCCGGACTCGGCCGGGAGTGGATCGCCGACTTCCTGACGCCCACGCCCCGCGGAGGGGAGACGTTCGAGGACGAGGTCGCCCGGGTGCGGTCGGTGGCGCCCGCCGCGGCCCGCGCCCATCTGCGCACCGCCCTCGCCGGTCCGCTCCCGGACGCCCTCGACCGGGACGACCTGCCCGAGCGGGCGGCCGTACTGCTGGAGTGGGTGTGGCGGGAGACGGTACGGCCGTACTGGGAGCGGCGCCGGCGCGTGCTGGAGGCGGACGTGGTGGCACGGACCGCGCAGGTGAGCCGGGGCGGCTGGGCGAGTGCGCTGGACTCGCTGCGGCCGGGGCGCACCCGGTGGCTCGGGGAGAACCGGCTCCAGGTCAATCTGCACGAGTATCCGCCGCGCGAGATCTCCGGGGCCGAGATGCTCTTCGTGCCGGTGACCCCGCAGCGGCACGGCTGGGTGGCCTGGGAGGACGGCGAACGGTACGCGGTGATCTACCCGTGCGCCGGAGTCCTCGCCGACGCCGGGGACCGTGCCGTGCCCGCGAGCCTCGGCGCGCTGCTCGGGGCGGCCCGGGCCGGGGTGCTGGTGCTGCTGGACTCCCCCATGAGCACGAGCCAGCTGACCGCGGTGACCGGCCAGGGGCTGGGCTCGGTCGGCCGGCATCTGAAGGTGCTGCGGGAGGCGGGGCTGGTGACCCGCCGCCGGGCGGCCCGTTCGGTGCTCTACACCCGGACGGCGGCGGGCGAGGTCCTGGTGGAGGCGGCGGGCCCGGCCTCGGACCCGGGCGGGGCGACGGGGCCGCGCGCCGGGGGCGTGCACGGGCGGGGCTAG
- a CDS encoding glutathione peroxidase, giving the protein MTTTDHNGSVLDTEIGALKGGSADLPQFTGKAVLIVNVASKCGLTPQYTGLEKLQERYAEQGFTVLGVPCNQFLGQEPGTAEEIAEFCSATYGVSFPLTEKVEVNGEGRHPLYERLVGFADAEGHTGDIRWNFEKFLVGRDGRVVARFSPQTEPESAEVVAAIEGQLA; this is encoded by the coding sequence ATGACGACTACTGACCACAACGGTTCCGTGCTGGACACCGAGATCGGGGCCCTCAAGGGCGGCTCCGCGGACCTGCCGCAGTTCACCGGCAAGGCCGTACTGATCGTGAACGTGGCCTCGAAGTGCGGGCTGACCCCGCAGTACACGGGCCTGGAGAAGCTGCAGGAGCGGTACGCCGAGCAGGGCTTCACCGTGCTGGGCGTGCCCTGCAACCAGTTCCTCGGGCAGGAGCCCGGGACCGCCGAGGAGATCGCGGAGTTCTGCTCCGCGACGTACGGCGTGTCCTTCCCGCTGACCGAGAAGGTGGAGGTGAACGGCGAGGGCCGGCACCCGCTGTACGAGCGGCTCGTGGGCTTCGCCGACGCCGAGGGGCACACCGGCGACATCCGCTGGAACTTCGAGAAGTTCCTCGTCGGCCGGGACGGCCGGGTCGTCGCGCGCTTCTCGCCGCAGACCGAGCCGGAGTCGGCGGAGGTCGTGGCCGCCATCGAGGGCCAGCTGGCCTAG
- a CDS encoding MerR family transcriptional regulator, with amino-acid sequence MNEELLTIGAFAARARLSAKALRLYDRLGLLAPAHVDAASGYRYYRADQVEHARLVALLRQLDMPLARIAEVTGAGGAEAAERLAAYWADVEARVAGQRTLVEYLRGRLSGRSSEMYEKFAIEIIDVPAQVVITESRHTLADELPAWIGASLGRLEAGARECGGVTGAPFVVYHSEVSMESDGPAESCVPVADGAAARAWAGRQGRARETTVRVEPAARLAYTRITKAQVAHPQILAAFEAVEQWTAGEGLSIAGPCREIYFADWDAAGPGDPVCDVAFPVHRSAVTAE; translated from the coding sequence GTGAACGAGGAGCTGCTCACCATCGGCGCGTTCGCCGCGCGGGCCCGGCTCTCGGCCAAGGCCCTGCGGCTGTACGACCGGCTGGGCCTGCTGGCGCCGGCGCACGTCGACGCCGCCAGTGGTTACCGCTACTACCGCGCGGACCAGGTCGAGCACGCTCGGCTGGTGGCCCTGCTGCGGCAGCTCGACATGCCGCTCGCCCGGATCGCCGAGGTGACCGGGGCCGGGGGCGCCGAGGCCGCCGAGCGGCTCGCCGCCTACTGGGCGGACGTGGAGGCCCGGGTGGCCGGGCAGCGGACCCTCGTCGAGTACCTCCGTGGACGACTGTCGGGGAGGAGCTCCGAGATGTACGAGAAATTTGCGATCGAAATCATCGACGTGCCGGCGCAGGTGGTGATCACCGAGTCGCGGCACACGCTCGCGGACGAGTTGCCGGCCTGGATCGGCGCGTCCCTGGGGCGGCTGGAGGCGGGCGCGCGGGAGTGCGGGGGCGTGACGGGCGCGCCGTTCGTCGTCTACCACTCCGAGGTGTCGATGGAGAGCGACGGGCCGGCCGAGTCCTGTGTGCCGGTGGCGGACGGGGCCGCGGCCCGCGCATGGGCCGGACGGCAGGGGCGGGCCCGGGAGACGACGGTGCGGGTGGAGCCGGCGGCACGGCTGGCCTACACCCGGATCACCAAGGCGCAGGTGGCCCATCCGCAGATCCTGGCCGCCTTCGAGGCGGTGGAGCAGTGGACGGCCGGGGAGGGGCTGTCGATCGCGGGGCCCTGCCGGGAGATCTACTTCGCCGACTGGGACGCGGCCGGGCCCGGTGACCCCGTGTGCGACGTGGCGTTCCCGGTGCACCGGTCCGCGGTGACCGCGGAGTAG
- a CDS encoding DUF397 domain-containing protein yields the protein MALIQGASETWMKSSYSAGNGACVEVKSPTTAELAVRDSKVLEGPVLAFPTDAWNAFVASVKA from the coding sequence ATGGCACTGATTCAGGGCGCTTCGGAGACGTGGATGAAGTCTTCCTATTCCGCGGGCAACGGCGCCTGCGTCGAGGTCAAGTCGCCCACCACCGCCGAACTCGCCGTCCGCGACTCCAAGGTCCTCGAGGGCCCGGTCCTGGCCTTCCCGACCGACGCGTGGAACGCCTTCGTGGCCTCGGTGAAGGCGTAG
- a CDS encoding helix-turn-helix transcriptional regulator yields the protein MASNVNPTVRRRRLGQELRRLRELKGMTAEEVAERLLVSQSKISRLENGRRSISQRDVRDLCGVYEVDDQRIVDSLMEMARDSRQQGWWHTFGDIPYSVYIGLETDAESLRVYEPQLVTGLLQTRAYAEALVQGALPETSTAEIEKRVQVRMRRQERITAEGNPLRLWVVLDEAALRRVVGSKLVMREQLEHLIELSQLPHVTVQVLPFEVGAHPGLNGQYAILEFTDAADSSVVYLEGVTSDLYLEKAQDVQKYAVMYEHLRAQSLNVEQSRQFIAERAKDYAE from the coding sequence GTGGCGTCCAATGTGAATCCCACCGTCAGGCGGCGCCGGCTGGGTCAGGAGCTGCGCAGGCTCCGTGAGCTCAAGGGCATGACGGCCGAAGAGGTGGCGGAGCGGCTGCTCGTGTCGCAGTCGAAGATCAGTCGGCTGGAGAACGGCCGCAGAAGCATCAGCCAGCGCGACGTGCGCGACCTGTGCGGCGTGTACGAGGTGGACGACCAGCGGATCGTCGACTCGCTGATGGAGATGGCCCGGGACTCGCGGCAGCAGGGCTGGTGGCACACCTTCGGGGACATCCCCTACAGCGTGTACATCGGCCTGGAGACCGACGCCGAGTCCCTGCGGGTCTACGAACCCCAGCTGGTCACCGGTCTCCTGCAGACCCGTGCCTACGCGGAGGCCCTGGTGCAGGGCGCGTTGCCGGAGACGTCGACGGCCGAGATCGAGAAGCGCGTGCAGGTGCGCATGCGGCGACAGGAACGTATCACCGCCGAGGGGAACCCCCTGCGGCTGTGGGTGGTGCTGGACGAGGCGGCGCTGCGCCGGGTCGTCGGCAGCAAGCTGGTGATGCGCGAGCAGCTCGAGCACCTGATCGAGCTGTCCCAGCTGCCGCACGTCACCGTGCAGGTGCTGCCCTTCGAGGTGGGCGCGCACCCGGGCCTCAACGGCCAGTACGCGATCCTCGAGTTCACCGACGCGGCCGACTCCAGCGTGGTGTACCTGGAGGGCGTCACCAGCGACCTGTACCTGGAGAAGGCGCAGGACGTGCAGAAGTACGCCGTGATGTACGAGCATCTGCGGGCACAGTCCCTCAATGTGGAGCAATCCCGACAGTTCATTGCGGAACGGGCCAAAGACTACGCGGAATGA
- a CDS encoding GPP34 family phosphoprotein, with protein MGRSRRTLPEELLLLALDPTTGTTAQPQSLDLGLAGAQLVELALAGRIAPDGDRIAVVAPRPTGDPTLDCALELLRRRGAPVRAVHWIGGPRLGLRQTYLSHLERCGMVHAVAGQMCGVLPTTRYQATDNEISREIRARLDSAIRTGVPPDPRTAALAALAHAVGLGKHLYPGNEGRSSRSRLRDLIRHDPMGGLVAHAVMDVQNGAAAQPRRGPASPGRPGGPGGRPTAEPARGVPMQPHRGSMARAVAH; from the coding sequence ATGGGCAGGAGCCGCAGAACACTTCCGGAGGAGCTTCTGCTGCTGGCATTGGACCCGACCACGGGTACCACTGCACAGCCGCAGTCGCTCGACCTCGGTCTGGCCGGAGCACAGCTAGTGGAGCTGGCGCTGGCCGGACGGATAGCCCCAGACGGGGATCGTATCGCCGTGGTGGCACCACGGCCGACTGGAGATCCGACTCTGGACTGCGCGTTGGAGTTGCTGCGAAGGCGTGGCGCTCCGGTACGTGCCGTCCATTGGATCGGCGGACCCCGGCTGGGGCTCCGTCAGACCTACCTCTCGCACCTGGAGCGGTGCGGCATGGTGCATGCCGTGGCGGGCCAGATGTGCGGGGTGCTGCCGACGACGCGCTATCAGGCGACGGACAACGAGATCAGCCGGGAGATCCGAGCCCGGCTGGATTCCGCGATCCGCACCGGTGTACCGCCGGACCCGCGGACCGCGGCGCTCGCCGCCCTGGCGCACGCCGTCGGGCTCGGCAAACATCTCTACCCCGGCAACGAGGGGCGTTCGTCCAGGTCCCGGCTGCGGGACCTGATCCGGCACGACCCGATGGGCGGGCTCGTCGCGCACGCCGTGATGGACGTGCAGAACGGCGCGGCCGCCCAGCCGCGCCGTGGCCCGGCCTCACCGGGCCGGCCGGGCGGGCCCGGAGGCAGGCCGACGGCGGAACCCGCACGCGGGGTTCCGATGCAGCCGCACCGCGGGTCCATGGCACGCGCCGTGGCCCACTGA